Part of the Sinorhizobium terangae genome is shown below.
GCGCCTTCGAGGCCGGCGAGATCGTCGTCGTCACCGATGACGGCGGCCGCGAGAACGAGGGCGACCTGATCGTCGCAGCCGTGCATTGCACGCCCGAAAAGATGGCCTTCATCGTGCGCCACACCTCCGGCATCGTCTGTGCGCCGATGCCGCGCGAGGAGGCAAAGCGGCTCAATCTGAATGCGATGGTGGCGGAGAACGATTCCGCGCATACGACGGCATTCACCGTTTCGGTCGATTTCAGGCACGGAACCACCACCGGCATCTCGGCCGACGACCGGACGTTGACCGTTCGTAACCTTGCCAATCCGAACATCGGGCCGGCCGATTTCGTCCGCCCGGGCCATATCTTCCCGCTGGTGGCGCGCGAGGGCGGCGTGCTGATGCGTTCGGGCCATACCGAGGCTGCCGTGGATCTCTGCAAGCTCGCGAGCCTCCCGCCGGTCGGCGTCATCTGCGAACTCGTCAACGACGACGGCACCGTGATGCGCGGCCCACAGGTCGAGAGCTTCGCCGAGGCCCATGGCCTGAAACAGGTCTCGGTCGCGGATCTGATCGCCTATCGCCAGCGCAAGGAAACGCTGATCGAGCAGGGCAGTTGCTTCGAGATCGATACGCCATACGGCAAGGCGAAGGGCCACACCTATTCGCTGCCCTGGGATCCGATGCAGCATCTTGCCGTCGTCTTCGGCGACATTCGCGACGGCGTCGACATCCCCGTCCGTCTGCACCTTGAGAATGTCGGTGCGGATGTCTTCGGCGGGGATCGTCACATCGACGCCATCATGAAACGCATCGCCGGCGAGGGCAGGGGGGTCATCGTCTACCTGCGCGAGGGTTCCGTCGGCGTCGGCGTTTCGCAAACGGCGCGCAAGGGCAAGCATGACCGCGAGGTCCATTCGGAAGCCCAGGCGCGCGAAAGCGAATGGCTGGAAATCGGTCTCGGAGCACAGATCCTGAAAGACCTCGGCATCTCCTCGATCCGCCTCATTTCCTCGCGCGAGCGCCACTATGTCGGCCTTGAAGGTTTCGGCATCAAGATTGCAGCGACCGAGATCCTGTAGGGACCTGTCTTTGCGCACCGCAAGAAAAAGCCGCGCTCTGAGCGGCTTTTTGATATCAGCGCCTCTAGAGCGGTTCCGGTTTTGACTGAATCGGAGGGGATTCCGTTTTAGTCCGTTTTGTGATTCAAGATGCTGGCTGGAGCGGAGGCCAGCATCCGATGACGCGACCTCTTTCGAACGATCTTCGTGAACGTGTTGTTGGCGCCATTTCGGCGGGGGAAAGCTGCCGATCGGTGGCGGCTCGTTTCGGCATTGCCGTATCGTCGGCGGTGAAGTGGTCTCAGCGCTATCGTTCGAACGGGTCCGTGGCGCCCGGCAAGATGGGCGGCCACCGCAAGCATGTGCTGGAGCCGCACCGTGCGTTCATCGCGGAGCGGATCAACCAGACGCCGCATTTGTCGCTGCACAGGCTGAAGGAAGAGCTGGCGGCGCGTGGGGTGAAGGTGTCGCACGATACGGTCTGGCGGTTCCTGCGCCGCGAGGGGTTGCGGTTTAAAAAAAACGCTGTTCGCCCTTGAGCAGGCCCGTGCCGATATTGCCCGCCGGCGGCAACGCTGGCGCTCCTGGCAGTCCGGTCTCGATCCGAGACGGCTGGTGTTCATTGACGAAACCTGGATCAAGACCAACATGGCGCCGCTCTATGGCTGGGGGCCACGAGGCAAGCGCCTGCGCGGCTTTGCCCCGCACGGCCACTGGCGCACGCTGACCTTTGTCGGCGCTTTGCGCCACGACCGGCTGGCAGCGCCTTGCGTCTTCGACGGACCGATCAACGGTCGGTGTTTCCGCGCCTATGTCGAACAACAGCTCGTGCCCGTGCTCGAACCCGGCGACATCGTCATCATGGACAATCTCGGCTCGCACAAGTCGGCGGCCATCCGGCAGATGATCCGAGCCGCCGGCGCGCGGCTCTGGTATCTCCCGCCATACTCGCCCGATCTCAATCCGATCGAGCAGGCCTTCGCCAAAATCAAACACTGGATGCGGGCGGCTCAGAAGCGAACCGTCGAGGAGACATGGAAATACCTCGGCAGCCTTGTCCCCTCACTCCAGCCCGACGAATGCAGCAACTACTTCGCCAACGCCGGATATGCTTCTGTCAAAACCTGAAACGCTCTAATGCAGCATCACTTCCCAAATCAGGGGAGGGCGTCGTAGCCCTCGCCGAAACCCTTGAGGTCGACCGGGATGCCGATACCTTCTTCCGGCGACTGGAAGACGATGAAGGTCGCGGTCGCCCCAGCGCGGAACGTCTTCAGGAGCTCGTCTTCGAGCACCACTTCAGCATAGCATCCGTCAGAGAAGCAGCGCACGAAATAGGCGCGACCAATATCTTTGCCGTCGACATTGAGACCAAGGCCGTTCGGCAGGAGCACGCCGAGCGGCGCCAGAACGCGAAGGATCTTTGCCTTGCGATCGGCGGTCTTCAGAACGACGACCGAAAGCCCGACTTCCGGCCTGTCCTCGGCGATGACGTTCTGCATCAGCGCGCATTGCTCAGCCGACGCACCCGCCGGCTGATCGCAGACGATCGACCAGGCACCGTGGTTTGACTTCACCGTTCCGGGCGTGCCGCCGGATTGCTGGGCCATGCTTGCGGTGGGGAAGGCGAGGGTGGCAATTCCGAGCGCGGCCAGAACCGGCAGCCGGGAGAAGAGGGACAGGCCCATGTAAACCTCAAAACGTCGAATCATCAGGGCTATTCTTGATGCGCGCGAAGATAAATGAAAAGCCCTGCGGGCTACATTCCAGCGCCATATGGCGGAAATTGGGCCCCTCGGGAAGCTCTGGAATGCAAATCCGAGACTGTCCGTCGCCCGGGCCGCGACAGGCCTAACCCAATTCGCGGACCGGGGCGAGGGTCGCCTGTGCGAAAAGCGGCCTTTGTGCAAAAATGCCGCACGGCGTCGATTGGACAGATGTTGCGGCGCTGGTCAAACTGTGGTTTGAAGCGCTGCAGTATCGCAGGGATTCTGCGATTTCGGTTTGATCCTGATCAAAGCGCATTGGGGAGACACATTGTGAAAAACAAGGCTTATGCAGTTCTGGCAGCGCTTGCCTGTCTGCTTTTTGCTTCGAGCGCCTTTGCTGACAAGCCTGTCGAATGGCAGACGCGTCTTCAATCGGCCGCTACGGGCATCATGGAAGAAATCACGTGGTTTGAACAATATACCCTGTGGTTCATCATTCCGATCACACTCCTGGTTCTCCTCCTGCTGATTGTCATCGTGGTCAGGTTCCGCGAGGGTGCCAACCCGATTCCGTCCAGGACCAGCCACAACACTCTGATCGAAGTCATCTGGACCGTCGGTCCGGTTATCGTTCTGCTTTTCCTTGCCATCCCGTCGTTCCAGCTTCTGACGGCGCAGCTGACGCCGCCGCAGAACCCTGACCTGACCGTCAAGGCGACTGGCAACCAGTGGTATTGGTCCTACGAGTATGAGGTTGGGGAAAACCCGCTTTCGTTCGACAGCCTGCTGATGAAGGAAGAGGATCGCGCAAGCCTCGGCAAGGAAGACAAGACCCAGTATCCGCGTCTTCTCGCCGTCGACAACGAAGTGGTCGTGCCCGTCGGCAAGACCGTGCGCATGCTCGTGACGGCTGCGGACGTTATCCATGCCTTCGCCATGCCGGCTTTCGGTGTAAAGATCGACGCCGTCCCGGGCCGCCTCAACGAAACCTGGTTCAAGGCGGACCGTGAAGGGCTCTATTATGGCCAGTGTTCCGAGCTCTGCGGCAAGGATCACGCCTTTATGCCGATCGCCATTCGCGTAGTCGCGCAGGATAAATACGACGCCTGGCTCGCTGCCGCCGCAACCAATATCGGCGAAGCGAACAAGGCGCTCATGGCGTCCATCGACGGCGCGGCCAAGGCCGTTGACGTCGCTGCCAACGCCGCAAAGTAATCGGAAGGGGAGCTTGACCCATGGCTGGAACAGCCGTTCATCACGATCACCGGCATGATCATTCCGATCATGCCCATGCGGACCATGCGCACAAGCCGTTGAGCTTCTTCCAGCGCTGGTTCCTGTCGACCAACCACAAGGACATCGGTACGCTCTACCTGCTGTTCGCGATCTGCGCGGGCCTCATCGGCGGCACCCTGTCTGTCTTCATGCGCGCCGAGCTGCAGGAGCCGGGCATCCAGATCTTCCATGGTCTGGCCCAGATGGTCTACGGCTTCGAGGGCGATGCTGCCATCGACGGCGGCAAGCACATGTTCAACGTGTTCACGACCGCGCACGCCCTGATCATGATCTTCTTCATGGTCATGCCGGCGCTCATCGGCGGTTTTGCCAACTGGATGGTGCCGATCATGATCGGCGCACCGGACATGGCTTTCCCGCGCATGAACAACATCTCTTTCTGGCTGCTCGTGCCGGCGTTCCTGCTCGTCTTCCTTTCGATGTTTGTCGAGGGTCCGGCGGGTGCCTATGGTGCTGGCGGCGGCTGGACGATCTATCCGCCGTTCTCGACCGCCGGCATGCCCGGGCCGGCGATGGACCTCGCGATTCTTGGCCTTCATATCGCCGGCGCGTCGTCGATCCTCGGTGCGATCAACTTCATCACGACGATCCTCAACATGCGCGCTCCGGGCATGACGCTGCACAAGATGCCGCTCTTTGCCTGGTCGGTGCTGATCACCGCCTTCCTGCTCCTGCTCTCGCTGCCGGTGCTCGCAGGCGGCATCACCATGCTGCTCACCGACCGCAACTTCGGCACGGCCTTCTTCGCGCCGGAAGGCGGCGGTGATCCGATCCTGTTCCAGCACCTGTTCTGGTTCTTCGGTCATCCGGAAGTGTACATCCTTATTCTGCCGGGCTTCGGCATCATCAGCCACATCGTCTCGACCTTCTCGCGCAAGCCGATCTTCGGTTATCTCGGCATGGCCTACGCCATGGTCGCGATCGGCGCGGTCGGCTTCATCGTGTGGGCGCACCACATGTACACGGTCGGCATGTCGCTCGACACGCAGCGTTACTTCGTCTTCGCGACGATGGTCATTGCGGTTCCGACCGGCGTGAAGATCTTCTCCTGGATCGCGACGATGTGGGGCGGCTCGATCCGCTTCACGACCCCGATGGTCTGGGCGATCGGCTTCATCTTCCTCTTCACGGTCGGCGGCGTTACGGGCGTTCAGCTCGCCAATGCCGGTCTCGATCGCGCGCTGCACGACACCTACTACGTGGTTGCGCACTTCCACTACGTGCTGTCGCTCGGCGCCGTCTTCGCGATCTTCGCTGCCTGGTACTACTGGTTCCCGAAGATGACCGGCTACATGTACTCGGAATTCATCGGCAAGCTGCATTTCTGGGTCATGTTCATCGGCGTGAACCTGATCTTCTTCCCGCAGCACTTCCTCGGCCTCGCTGGCATGCCGCGCCGCTACATCGACTATCCGGATGCCTATGCCGGCTGGAACATGGTGTCGTCCTACGGCTCCTACATCGCCGCAGTCGGCGTGCTCATCTTCCTCTTCGGCGTCGCTGAAGCCTTTGCGCGCAAGCGCGTTGCCGGCGACAACCCGTGGGGTGAGGGTGCGAACACGCTCGAATGGCAGCTCTCGTCGCCGCCGCCGTTCCACCAGTGGGAACAGCTCCCGCGGATCAAGTGACGGGGAACGAACAGAAGCCGCCGGTTCCGGCGACTTCACCCCGCCGGCCTGCCGGCAGAATGCGGCTGCCATGGCCGCAGCAATTTCAAGGACCAGACATGACGCTCATCGACAATCACGAAGCAGTCGGCATGGAAGGCGCACCGCGCCTGTCCGAGGCCTCTGCGCGCGATTATTTCGAGCTCTTGAAGCCGCGCGTCATGTCGCTTGTCGTCTTTACCGCCTTTGCCGGGCTCGTCCTTGCGCCAGGACAAATCAATCCGTTTATCGGCTTCATCGCCATCCTGTGCATCGCCGTCGGTGCCGGAGCCTCCGGCGCGCTGAACATGTGGTACGACGCCGATATCGATGCGGTGATGAGCCGTACCGCCAAGCGTCCGATTCCCGCTGGCAAGATCCTGCCTGAGGAGGCGCTCGCCTTCGGCCTGACGCTGTCAGCCTTTTCCGTGATCATCCTCGGGCTCGCCGTCAATTGGCTCGCAGCCGGGTTGCTCGCCTTCACGATTTTCTTCTACGCCGTGATCTACACCATGTGGCTGAAGCGCTCGACGCCGCAGAACATCGTTATCGGCGGTGCTGCAGGGGCCTTCCCGCCGATGATCGGCTGGGCCTGTGTGACCGGCGGTGTGTCGATCGAAAGTATCGTGCTCTTTCTCATCACCTTCCTCTGGACGCCGGCCCATTTCTGGGCGCTCGCCCTGTTCAAGATGCGGGACTATGGTGCCGTCGGCGTGCCGATGATGCCCAATGTCTGCGGCGAGGCGACGACGAAGAAGCAGATCGTCATCTACGCCATCCTGACCGCTCTCATCGGCATCTGTCCCACCTTGCTCGGCTTCGCGAGCCTCGGCTATGGGGCGTTCGCGACCGTCATGGGCCTGGGCTTCGTCTGGTATTCGATCGGTGTCCTGCGCATGCCGGAGGGAGACGAGAAAATGGTTCCGGCCAAGAAACTCTTCGCCTTTTCGATTGCCTATCTTTTCGCGATCTTCTCGGCCCTGGTGGTCGACTACGTGATCGCGCAGATCTGGCTCAACGCCGGAGGTATCGCCTGATGGAAACCGTTAAACTCAGCGAGGCGCAGCGTAAGTCACGGCGCAGCCGCAACATCGCTCTTGGTCTCGTACTCGCCGGCCTTGTGGCACTTTTCTACGTCGTCACGCTGATTAAATTCGGCAACGGCATGGTCCATTGAGAATGCCGCGCATGACCAACACTCCGCAATCGCAATCGAGCCGGAAAGAGCGCGCAAATGGCGTGATCGTCGGCGCGTGCATTGCCTTCGTGGTAGGCATGGTGGGCATGGCCTATGCCGCCGTGCCGCTCTACGACATGTTCTGCCGGGTGACGGGCTATAACGGCACGACGCAGCGGGTCGAGCAGGCCTCGGACGTCATCCTCGACGAGAAGGTCAAGGTTACCTTCGACGCCAATACGTCGGGCCTGCCGTGGGAATTCAAGCCTGTGCAGCGCGACATCGACGTCAGGATCGGGGAGACGGTACAGGTCAGCTACCGGGCGAAGAACCTGTCATCGAAACCGACGACCGGCCAGGCAACCTTCAACGTAACGCCAATGGCAGCAGGCGCCTATTTCAATAAGGTGCAATGCTTCTGCTTCACGGAAACGACCCTTCAGCCGGGCGAAGAGCTGGAGATGCCGGTCGTCTTCTTCGTCGATCCGGAGATCGTCAAGGCGGTCGAGACCAAGGGTATCAAGACACTTACGCTGTCCTACACCTTCTACCCGCGCGAGCCGTCCAAGCCGCTCGCCGAAGTGAAGGCTAAGGCAGGGGAAGCTCAGAACAAACTTTGACACAGGGCCCGTTTCGGCTATGTCGGGCGGGCGACACGAGAAAGACCTATCGGGGATTACTGACATGGCCGATGCGCATCAGAAGAATCACGACTACCACATCATAGACCCGAGCCCATGGCCGCTGCTCGCCTCCATCGGCGCCTTCGTCATGGCTTTGGGCGGCGTTGGCTTCATGCGCTTTGTCGCCGGTGGTTCGTTCAAGCTGTTCGGTGCAGAGCTTGCCACCCCCTGGGTTTTCTTCATCGGCCTGGCGGTCGTACTCTACACCATGTTCGGTTGGTGGTCGGACACGATCAAGGAAGCGCATGAGGGGCATCACACCCGCGTCGTGTCGCTGCACCTGCGCTACGGCATGATCATGTTCATCGCCTCGGAGGTGATGTTCTTCGTGGCCTGGTTCTGGGCCTTCTTCGACGCGAGCCTCTTTCCAGGCGAAGCGATCCAAGCCGCGCGCGCGACCTACACTGGCGGCGTCTGGCCGCCGAAGGGCATCGAGGTCCTCGATCCCTGGCACCTGCCGCTCTACAACACCGTCATCCTGCTGCTGTCCGGCACGACCGTTACCTGGGCGCACCATGCCCTGCTGCACAATGACCGCAAGGGTCTGGTTTCCGGCCTGACGCTGACGGTCCTGCTCGGCGTCCTGTTCTCGAGCGTACAGGCCTACGAATATGCGCACGCGCCGTTCGCCTTCAGGGACTCGATCTATGGTGCAACCTTCTTCATGGCGACGGGCTTCCACGGTTTCCACGTTCTGATCGGCACGATCTTCCTGCTGGTCTGCCTGTTGCGCGCAATTCGTGGTGACTTCACGCCGAAGCACCATTTCGGCCTCGAGGCGGCTGCCTGGTACTGGCACTTCGTTGACGTGGTCTGGCTGTTCCTCTTCTTCTCCATCTACATCTGGGGCAGCTGGGGTGCGCCGGTCGCCCACGGCTAAGAGGCCGGCGACGGTGTACTGAATTCGGGGCGGCCTGCGGAAACGCGGCCGCCCCTCGCATTTGGAGGTTGAGCAATGACTGACGACAAGGGGCTCTATCCGCCAGTCGACCCGATCTTGACCGGCATCAGGGGGCACTGCCCGCGTTGCGGCCAGGGTCAACTCTTCGAGGGGTTTCTGAAGCTGCGCCCGGCTTGCAGCAATTGCGAACTCGACTGTCGCTTCGCCGATTCCGGCGACGGACCTGTTGTCTTCGTCATTCTGATCGTCGGCTTCATCGTCGTCGGCGCGGCGCTGTGGATGGAGGTCAACGTCAATCCGCCGCTGTGGCTGCACTTCCTGCTCTGGATACCGCTCGCGACGATCCTTAGCCTCGCTCTGACGCGGATGCTGAAGGGCGTGCTGATCAATCTGCAATACCGCAACAGCGCGCGTCCGGGTGAGATCGATCGTGGTTGAAGAGCGCAAGCCGGCGGGGCGTGGCCGCCTCGGCAGGATTGCCGGCCTCATCCTGGTCGTTGCGGCTTTTGGCGTGCTCGTGTCGCTCGGCACTTGGCAGGTGCAGCGGCTTCAGTGGAAGGAAGGGCTGCTGGCTGCAATCGCAGAGCGGCGCACGGCGCCCCCGGTCTCGCTCAAGGAGATCGAGGCGATGGCTGCCGCGGGCGACGACATCGATTACCGCACCGTTAGCGTGTCGGGCACCTACGATCACGGCAAGGAGCGCCATTTCTTCGCCACCCACGAAGGCCGCACCGGCTACTATGTCTTCACCCCGCTGATGCTCGATGATGGCCGCGCCCTTTTCGTCAACCGCGGCTTCGTGCCGTTCGAGAAGAAGGATGAATCGACTCGTCCCGAAGGGCAGGTTGCCGGAACGGTAACGGTGAACGGCCTTGCCCGTCCGAGACTTTCGGAAAAGCCTTCCTCTCTCGTTCCCGATAACGACATCGCCAAGAACATCTTCTACTGGAAGGACCTCGATGCGATGGCTGGCGCGGCCAGCCTTCCGGCCGATCGGGTGGTTTCTTTCTTCGTGGACGCCGATGCCACCGCGAACCCCGGCGGACTGCCGATCGGCGGCGTCACGCAATTCGACCTCCCGAACAACCATCTGCAATATGCTCTTACGTGGTACGGTCTTGCGGCGGCGCTGGTGGTGGTGAGTGGCGTCTACTTCTATCGCCGCAGGCGGCAGCCCGACCAGGAAAATCCGGCCTCGGAGGTCTGATCCGGAGATGAGGCGCATGCGATCCGGTCAGGCGATCCCCGACACCGCATTTGCCCGGTTGAGGTGTTCTTTCTTGTGTGCGTTGCCGTTGCCGCTATATATGGCGCATGGCCGGGGTAGCCCGGCTATGTTCGCCCCTGTTTGTTCTACCGTTTTGTGACTCATGGCCTCATCCGCGGCAGCAAAATCTCCGGTTACCATTCGCCTCTGCGGCCCGCGCGGCTTCTGCGCCGGCGTCGATCGGGCGATCCAGATCGTCGTTCTGGCGTTGAAAGAGTTTGGCGCCCCGGTCTACGTTCGCCATGAAATCGTGCACAACCGCTATGTTGTCGAGGGCCTCGAAGCCAAGGGCGCGATCTTCGTCGAGGAATTGGACGAGATCCCGCCGGAGCATCGTAAGCAGCCGGTGGTCTTTTCGGCCCATGGCGTGCCGAAGTCCGTGCCGGCGGACGCGGACGCGCGCAATCTCTTCTATCTCGATGCGACCTGCCCGCTTGTGTCGAAAGTGCACAAGCAGGCGATGCGCCATCATCGGCTGGGACGCCATGTCGTGCTCATCGGCCATGCCGGGCACCCGGAGGTCATCGGCACGATGGGGCAACTGCCCGAAGGCGCCGTGTCGCTTGTCGAAACCGTCGAAGACGCGGACGTCTACGTCCCGCCGGACCCCGACAATCTCGGATTCGTGACCCAGACGACGCTGTCGGTCGACGACACCGCCGGCGTCATCAAGAGGCTGCACGAGCGCTTCCCGAATCTGACGGCGCCGGCGGCCGATTCGATCTGCTACGCGACCACGAACCGCCAGGAAGCGGTAAAGCAGGCGGCGCCCGGCTGCGACCTGTTCCTGATCGTCGGCGCGCCGAATTCATCCAATTCCAAGCGCCTCGTCGAAGTGGCGCTGAGAGCCGGCGCAAAGAAATCGGTTCTGGTCCAGCGCGCGTCGGAAATCGACTGGGACGCGATCGGGGACATCTCTACGGTCGGCCTGTCGGCCGGCGCATCTGCGCCGGAAGTCATCGTCAACGAAATCATCGAGGCGTTCCGCGAACGTTACGATGCGGCGGTGGAGCTTGCCGATACGGTCGAGGAAAATGAGAACTTCCTTGTCAACCGGGAGCTCCGCCACGTCGAATTGACCGCTGCCGACATGGCCTTCGTCAACGGCGAATAATCAAGGTGCGGTCTTCCGCCCCCGGCCTGCTCCGACTACTCGACTTGCATTTCTGAAAGTGGCGAACCTTGGCAGTTTATACCGACATTACGGAAGACGATCTGATCCGTTTTCTGGCAGCTTATGACGTGGGTGCCCTGACCTCCTACAAGGGCATTGCGGAAGGGGTCGAAAATTCGAACTTCCTTCTCCACACGACCAAAGGCTCCTACATCCTCACGCTTTACGAAAAGCGTGTAAACGCGGACGATCTGCCGTTCTTCCTTGGCCTGATGCACCATCTGGCCGAACGGGGGCTGTCGTGCCCGCTGCCGCTGCCGCGCGCGGACGGCAAGCTTCTCGGAGAACTGTCCGGCCGTCCGGCCGCCGTGATCTCCTTCCTCGAAGGCATGTGGCTGAGAAAGCCCGAGGCGCAGCATTGCCGCGAGGTCGGTTGCGCACTCGCGGCCATGCATGTCGCCGGCCAGGACTTTCCCTTGAAGCGCGCCAACGCGCTCTCGGTTTCCGGCTGGCGTCCGCTCTGGCAGAACTCGGAGGCCCGCGCCGATGAGGTGCAGGCCGGCTTGAAGGATGAGATCGCGGCGGAGCTGAGCTATCTGGAGGCACGTTGGCCGAAGAACCTGCCCGAAGGTGTCATTCACGCGGATCTCTTCCCCGACAACGTCTTCTTCCTTGGCGATCGCCTGTCGGGGCTCATCGATTTCTATTTCGCCTGCAACGATTTCCTCGCCTATGATATCGCGGTCTGCCTGAATTCCTGGTGCTTCGAGAAGAACGGCTCCTACAACATCACCAAAGGCATGGCGCTGCTGTCGGGTTACCAGAGTGTGCGAAGGCTGACGGCGGAAGAAGTGGCGGCCCTGCCGTTGCTTGCACGGGGCTCGGCCCTGCGCTTCTTCCTAACCCGGCTCTATGACTGGCTGATGACGCCGCCCGGCGCGCTCGTCGTGAAGAAAGATCCGCTCGAATACCTGACGAAGATCCGCTTTCATCGCGCTATCCTGTCGAGCGCCGAATACGGTCTCACACGTCAAGAGGCATCGGCATGAAGCACGTCGACATCTTTACGGATGGCGCCTGTTCGGGAAATCCCGGCCCAGGGGGCTGGGGCGCAGTGCTACGCTATGGCGATGTCGAGAAGGAAATGTCCGGTGGAGAGGCGGAGACCACCAACAACCGCATGGAACTGCTTGCCGCGATTTCGGCTTTGAATGCGCTGAAACAGCCTTGCGAGGTCGATCTTCATACCGACAGCAAATACGTCATGGACGGCATCTCAAAGTGGATTCACGGCTGGAAGCGCAACGGCTGGAGGACCGGAGACAAGAAGCCGGTGAAGAACGGCGAGCTTTGGCAGGCGCTCGATGAGGCGAGGGGGCGCCACAACGTGACCTGGCACTGGGTCAAGGGCCATGCCGGCCACCCCGAGAACGAGCGTGCCGACGAACTCGCGCGCAAGGGTATGGAACCATTCAAGAAATCGCGCCGCGCCGATGCGGTGAAATGAAACAGGCCCGCGCGGCCCGTATCAGCCCCTTATCCGCCTGCCGGCACCTTCTCCCCGCAAGCGGGGCGAAGGAGATCAGCGGCGCCCTCTCAAGTTCCCTCGCCCCGCATGCGGGGAGAGGGTGAGGGGGCAATTCCGCTCCAATTCTTGCGAGCGCGGTGTCAGATCAAAGCTGTTCCAGCATGGCGGCGGCGCCCGAAACAGTCGCCTGGCCGGGGCTCTCCTCGACGTTCAGCGTCTTCACCACCCCGTCTTCGACCAGCATCGAGTAGCGCTTGGAGCGGATGCCCAGCGTGCCGGCAGAAAGATCGATATCCATGCCGAGCGCCTTCGTGAATGCGGCGTTCCAGTCCGAGAGGAAATGGATCTTGCCCATGCCGCCGGACGCGGTTGCCCAGGCGCCCATGACGTGCAGGTCGTTGACTGCGACCACGGCAATCTCGTCGACGCCGCGGGCAAGGATCGCGTCTCGATTTTCGAGATAGCCGGGAAGGTGGTTGAGCGAGCAGGTCGGCGTGAAGGCACCCGGGACGGCAAAAAGAACGACACGCTTGCCCTTGAAGAGCTGGTCCGTCGTCACCTCAACCGGGCCGTCGGCAGTCTTTTCCTTGAAGGTTGTGGTGGGCAGCTTGTCTCCGACGGAAATAGTCACGGTTCTCTCCCTGATATGAGCGAAGTTCGGTGCGGTGGGAGCGACCGAACGCGTCAGGGACTATAGGTCGCCATCACTCAAAGGCAAGGGTCGTTTCCATGCTGCGGCTGCCGGCGCGCACAGTCAGCGCGATCGGCTTTCCCTTGATGTCCTTGTCCTTGCCGGAGAACTTCACCGGAATGTCCGCCGTGCGCTGAATGCCCGTTTCCACCCCGAACGCCGGCTTGCCGAAGCTGATACCGGAGGGGCCGGCGAGAAAGAG
Proteins encoded:
- a CDS encoding cytochrome c oxidase subunit 3 codes for the protein MADAHQKNHDYHIIDPSPWPLLASIGAFVMALGGVGFMRFVAGGSFKLFGAELATPWVFFIGLAVVLYTMFGWWSDTIKEAHEGHHTRVVSLHLRYGMIMFIASEVMFFVAWFWAFFDASLFPGEAIQAARATYTGGVWPPKGIEVLDPWHLPLYNTVILLLSGTTVTWAHHALLHNDRKGLVSGLTLTVLLGVLFSSVQAYEYAHAPFAFRDSIYGATFFMATGFHGFHVLIGTIFLLVCLLRAIRGDFTPKHHFGLEAAAWYWHFVDVVWLFLFFSIYIWGSWGAPVAHG
- a CDS encoding DUF983 domain-containing protein, encoding MTDDKGLYPPVDPILTGIRGHCPRCGQGQLFEGFLKLRPACSNCELDCRFADSGDGPVVFVILIVGFIVVGAALWMEVNVNPPLWLHFLLWIPLATILSLALTRMLKGVLINLQYRNSARPGEIDRG
- a CDS encoding SURF1 family protein, with translation MVEERKPAGRGRLGRIAGLILVVAAFGVLVSLGTWQVQRLQWKEGLLAAIAERRTAPPVSLKEIEAMAAAGDDIDYRTVSVSGTYDHGKERHFFATHEGRTGYYVFTPLMLDDGRALFVNRGFVPFEKKDESTRPEGQVAGTVTVNGLARPRLSEKPSSLVPDNDIAKNIFYWKDLDAMAGAASLPADRVVSFFVDADATANPGGLPIGGVTQFDLPNNHLQYALTWYGLAAALVVVSGVYFYRRRRQPDQENPASEV
- the ispH gene encoding 4-hydroxy-3-methylbut-2-enyl diphosphate reductase, whose protein sequence is MASSAAAKSPVTIRLCGPRGFCAGVDRAIQIVVLALKEFGAPVYVRHEIVHNRYVVEGLEAKGAIFVEELDEIPPEHRKQPVVFSAHGVPKSVPADADARNLFYLDATCPLVSKVHKQAMRHHRLGRHVVLIGHAGHPEVIGTMGQLPEGAVSLVETVEDADVYVPPDPDNLGFVTQTTLSVDDTAGVIKRLHERFPNLTAPAADSICYATTNRQEAVKQAAPGCDLFLIVGAPNSSNSKRLVEVALRAGAKKSVLVQRASEIDWDAIGDISTVGLSAGASAPEVIVNEIIEAFRERYDAAVELADTVEENENFLVNRELRHVELTAADMAFVNGE
- a CDS encoding homoserine kinase, whose product is MAVYTDITEDDLIRFLAAYDVGALTSYKGIAEGVENSNFLLHTTKGSYILTLYEKRVNADDLPFFLGLMHHLAERGLSCPLPLPRADGKLLGELSGRPAAVISFLEGMWLRKPEAQHCREVGCALAAMHVAGQDFPLKRANALSVSGWRPLWQNSEARADEVQAGLKDEIAAELSYLEARWPKNLPEGVIHADLFPDNVFFLGDRLSGLIDFYFACNDFLAYDIAVCLNSWCFEKNGSYNITKGMALLSGYQSVRRLTAEEVAALPLLARGSALRFFLTRLYDWLMTPPGALVVKKDPLEYLTKIRFHRAILSSAEYGLTRQEASA
- the rnhA gene encoding ribonuclease HI — its product is MKHVDIFTDGACSGNPGPGGWGAVLRYGDVEKEMSGGEAETTNNRMELLAAISALNALKQPCEVDLHTDSKYVMDGISKWIHGWKRNGWRTGDKKPVKNGELWQALDEARGRHNVTWHWVKGHAGHPENERADELARKGMEPFKKSRRADAVK
- a CDS encoding peroxiredoxin; its protein translation is MTISVGDKLPTTTFKEKTADGPVEVTTDQLFKGKRVVLFAVPGAFTPTCSLNHLPGYLENRDAILARGVDEIAVVAVNDLHVMGAWATASGGMGKIHFLSDWNAAFTKALGMDIDLSAGTLGIRSKRYSMLVEDGVVKTLNVEESPGQATVSGAAAMLEQL